The Chroogloeocystis siderophila 5.2 s.c.1 genome includes a region encoding these proteins:
- the ftsH gene encoding ATP-dependent zinc metalloprotease FtsH: MPVETNNNKRSKKPPQARQFGGSLLILFTILLLLNFIVPSFGARLPQVPYSDFIAQVEADKVDRAIVGSDRIEFVLKSETPEEKGQVFTTTPIAIDLDLPKILRDHNVKFAAPAPNNNGWIGTILSWVIPPLIFFGIWGFLINRQGGGPAALTVGKSKARIYSEGTTGVKFGDVAGVEEAKQEVQEIVDFLKNAGKYTRLGAKIPKGVLLVGPPGTGKTLLAKAIAGEAGVPFFSISGSEFIELFVGVGAARVRDLFEQAKQQAPCIVFIDELDALGKSRGGANGFVGGNDEREQTLNQLLTEMDGFDANTGVIIIAATNRPEILDPALRRPGRFDRQVVVDRPDKVGREAILKVHARNVKLADDVDLLTIAGRTPGFAGADLANLVNEAALLAARQNREAVSMSDFNEAIERVVAGLERRSRVLNENEKKTVAYHEVGHAIIGALMPGAGKVEKISVVPRGVGALGYTVQMPEEDRFLMIEDELRGRIATLLGGRSAEELVFGKVSTGASDDIQKATDLAERAVTLYGMSDELGPVAFEKIQQEFLGGFSNPRRSVSPKVAEEIDREVKEIVDGAHHIALSILAQNRDLLEETAQILLQQEILEGEKLREQLKKVQAPSELDEWLRSGKLSPDKPLMQSVLV, encoded by the coding sequence ATGCCTGTTGAAACAAACAATAATAAGCGCTCAAAGAAGCCGCCACAAGCACGGCAATTTGGAGGCAGCTTGCTCATTTTATTTACGATACTTTTGCTACTAAACTTTATTGTGCCGAGCTTTGGAGCGCGCTTACCGCAAGTACCTTACAGCGATTTTATTGCGCAAGTCGAAGCAGATAAAGTTGATCGGGCAATTGTTGGTAGCGATCGCATCGAGTTTGTGCTCAAATCCGAAACACCAGAAGAGAAGGGTCAAGTTTTTACGACAACACCAATTGCGATTGACTTAGATCTTCCTAAAATTCTCCGCGACCACAACGTTAAATTTGCTGCTCCAGCACCGAATAATAATGGCTGGATTGGCACAATTTTGAGTTGGGTGATACCGCCATTAATCTTCTTTGGTATCTGGGGATTTTTGATTAACCGTCAAGGTGGCGGTCCAGCTGCGTTAACGGTTGGTAAAAGTAAAGCGCGGATCTACTCCGAAGGAACTACCGGAGTGAAATTTGGTGACGTCGCCGGAGTCGAAGAAGCGAAACAAGAAGTCCAAGAAATTGTTGATTTCCTCAAAAACGCGGGTAAATATACTCGACTTGGAGCAAAGATCCCCAAGGGAGTACTGCTTGTCGGACCTCCAGGAACTGGAAAAACATTACTCGCAAAAGCGATCGCCGGTGAAGCGGGTGTTCCTTTCTTTAGCATTTCCGGTTCAGAATTTATCGAGTTATTTGTCGGTGTCGGTGCAGCGCGAGTCCGCGATCTGTTTGAACAAGCGAAGCAACAAGCCCCTTGCATCGTCTTTATTGACGAGTTAGACGCGTTGGGTAAGTCGCGTGGAGGTGCTAACGGCTTTGTTGGCGGTAACGACGAACGCGAACAAACGCTAAACCAACTCTTAACCGAAATGGATGGTTTTGATGCGAATACTGGCGTGATCATCATCGCCGCGACAAATCGTCCCGAAATCCTTGACCCTGCATTACGTCGTCCAGGAAGATTTGATCGTCAAGTTGTTGTCGATCGCCCTGATAAAGTCGGTCGCGAAGCGATTCTCAAAGTTCATGCGCGAAATGTGAAGTTAGCTGATGATGTCGATTTGCTAACCATTGCAGGACGTACCCCAGGATTTGCGGGAGCCGATTTAGCCAACTTAGTCAACGAAGCCGCACTTCTCGCCGCCCGCCAAAATCGCGAAGCTGTGTCGATGAGTGACTTTAATGAAGCAATCGAGCGTGTTGTGGCTGGTTTAGAGAGGCGATCGCGCGTTCTCAACGAAAATGAGAAAAAGACGGTTGCTTATCATGAAGTTGGTCATGCCATTATCGGTGCTTTGATGCCTGGTGCGGGTAAGGTCGAGAAAATCTCTGTAGTTCCTCGCGGTGTCGGTGCATTAGGTTATACCGTACAAATGCCTGAAGAAGACCGCTTTTTGATGATTGAAGATGAGTTACGCGGGCGGATTGCAACCTTACTTGGTGGACGCTCCGCTGAAGAATTGGTTTTTGGGAAAGTGTCTACAGGTGCGAGTGATGACATTCAAAAAGCTACTGATTTAGCAGAACGTGCTGTGACACTCTACGGTATGAGTGATGAGTTAGGTCCAGTTGCTTTTGAGAAAATCCAACAAGAATTCTTAGGCGGTTTTAGTAACCCGCGTCGTTCGGTTAGCCCCAAAGTTGCAGAAGAAATCGACCGCGAAGTCAAAGAAATCGTTGATGGAGCGCATCACATTGCTTTAAGCATTTTGGCTCAAAATCGCGACTTGTTAGAGGAAACCGCGCAGATATTATTGCAGCAAGAAATCCTCGAAGGCGAAAAACTGCGCGAACAACTGAAAAAAGTGCAAGCACCATCTGAGTTAGATGAGTGGCTGCGTAGTGGAAAGTTATCTCCTGACAAGCCTTTGATGCAATCAGTTTTGGTGTAA
- a CDS encoding DUF1614 domain-containing protein, which translates to MFYLPVSLLLFLVLLLLLPFLWFTLAVDVVRLAVAKLGFAPDVAVLLLAAVIVGSIINLPLYKVEAPQPTADNFTELWLREYWGIPLKRMKRSTVVAINVGGGVIPVGLALYQFTQGNTLAIVLVTTIVTVVSYYAARVVPGIGIQMNPLIAPLTAALSAMVLATAHAAPVAFAGGILGTLIGADLLHLKDIQSMSSGVLSIGGAGVFDGITLCGLFALLLT; encoded by the coding sequence ATGTTTTACCTGCCAGTATCGCTGCTACTATTTCTTGTCTTATTGCTGTTACTGCCATTTTTGTGGTTTACGCTAGCAGTTGACGTTGTTAGGCTAGCAGTAGCCAAGTTAGGCTTTGCGCCCGATGTAGCAGTCTTATTACTTGCTGCGGTGATTGTTGGTAGCATAATCAATCTTCCACTTTACAAAGTCGAAGCGCCGCAACCAACCGCAGATAACTTTACCGAATTATGGTTGCGCGAGTATTGGGGTATTCCACTCAAGCGAATGAAGCGCTCTACTGTCGTTGCGATTAATGTAGGAGGCGGTGTCATTCCTGTAGGATTAGCATTGTATCAATTTACGCAAGGTAATACCTTGGCAATTGTACTAGTAACGACGATCGTCACGGTAGTAAGTTACTATGCAGCTAGAGTCGTGCCAGGGATTGGTATTCAAATGAATCCCTTAATTGCACCGTTAACTGCGGCATTATCCGCAATGGTATTAGCGACAGCCCATGCTGCACCTGTGGCTTTTGCAGGTGGAATTTTAGGGACTTTGATTGGTGCTGACTTACTTCATCTCAAAGATATTCAATCAATGAGTTCGGGTGTATTGAGTATTGGTGGTGCAGGAGTATTTGATGGTATTACTTTGTGCGGTTTATTCGCCTTACTATTGACCTAA
- the mgtE gene encoding magnesium transporter: MTATNNVSSQFQDVSCRELRELVRNQLQSLLEQGDLQGAKAILEPVKPADIAEVIEGLPKAMQAIAFRLLSKSEAIEVYEYLDSNVQEALILEFKSQDVLDIVDKMSPDDRARLFDELPAKFVTRLLEQLSPAERQATAQLLGYEAGTAGRIMTPELISLKENFSTAQALEQIRRLANATETIYYLYVTDPARRLTGILSLRELVTAQPQQTIGEIMTREVVFVYTDTDQEEVARLIQRYDFLAVPVVDREQRLVGIVTVDDVIDILEQETTEDIYALGGGVQSGGDNYFQTDLLTVARKRVVWLFVLLLTNTVTGTIIRSEEEILQKVVTLAAFIPLLTGTGGNVGAQSSTVVIRGMNTDEIKALGPLQVILREAIAGALLGTMLGSIATVWSYFLQGSWLVAIAVGLSLVAISVLASVSGSALPFLFRLLGLDPALMSAPFITTAVDVLGVLIYFNLARAILRL; this comes from the coding sequence TTGACTGCAACTAACAACGTATCCTCACAATTTCAGGATGTCTCGTGCAGAGAACTGCGAGAGTTAGTACGGAATCAACTGCAATCACTCCTCGAACAAGGAGATTTGCAGGGAGCCAAGGCTATTCTAGAACCTGTAAAGCCCGCAGATATCGCAGAAGTAATCGAAGGCCTACCAAAAGCGATGCAAGCGATCGCCTTTCGTTTGTTATCTAAAAGTGAAGCGATCGAAGTTTACGAGTATCTTGACTCTAACGTTCAAGAAGCACTGATCTTAGAATTTAAAAGTCAAGACGTTCTCGATATTGTCGATAAAATGTCACCCGACGATCGCGCCAGGTTGTTTGATGAATTACCAGCAAAATTTGTAACTCGCCTTTTAGAACAACTGAGTCCTGCGGAACGCCAAGCAACCGCTCAACTATTAGGTTACGAAGCGGGTACAGCTGGGCGGATCATGACACCCGAACTCATTTCGTTAAAAGAAAACTTTTCCACCGCGCAAGCATTAGAGCAAATTCGCCGTTTAGCAAATGCGACTGAAACAATTTACTATCTTTATGTTACCGACCCGGCAAGGCGATTAACTGGGATTTTGTCGCTACGAGAACTCGTCACCGCACAGCCGCAGCAAACAATCGGCGAAATCATGACGCGTGAGGTTGTATTTGTTTATACCGATACTGATCAAGAAGAAGTGGCGAGATTAATTCAACGCTATGACTTTTTAGCAGTGCCTGTTGTTGATCGCGAACAGCGTCTCGTAGGAATTGTCACGGTTGATGATGTCATTGATATCTTAGAACAAGAAACCACTGAAGATATTTATGCATTGGGTGGTGGCGTTCAATCGGGGGGCGATAACTATTTTCAAACCGATCTCCTAACAGTTGCACGCAAGCGCGTTGTGTGGTTATTTGTGCTACTTTTAACCAACACTGTTACTGGAACCATTATCAGGTCTGAAGAAGAAATTCTACAAAAAGTAGTCACGCTCGCAGCTTTTATTCCCCTGCTCACTGGTACAGGTGGAAATGTTGGCGCACAATCTTCTACTGTTGTGATTCGAGGAATGAATACTGATGAAATTAAAGCCCTAGGACCACTACAAGTTATATTGCGCGAAGCGATCGCCGGAGCTTTATTAGGAACAATGCTAGGAAGCATCGCCACGGTTTGGAGTTACTTTTTGCAAGGAAGTTGGTTAGTCGCGATCGCGGTCGGGCTAAGTTTAGTTGCTATTTCGGTTTTGGCTTCGGTTTCTGGCTCAGCATTACCGTTTTTATTTCGCTTACTAGGCTTAGACCCAGCCTTAATGTCTGCTCCCTTTATTACAACGGCTGTTGATGTGCTAGGCGTCTTGATTTACTTCAACTTAGCCCGCGCAATTTTGCGACTGTAG
- a CDS encoding M20 family metallopeptidase yields the protein MLSRIKELATELAPRLIEIRRHIHIHPELSGQEYQTAAFVAGVLSSCGIHVQEGVGKTGVVGEVQGGGRDDHLLAIRTDMDALPIQERTGLEYASRTPGIMHACGHDIHTTVGLGTAMVLSRIAEELPGNIRFLFQPAEEIAQGASWMVADGVMESVSAIFSLHVFPSIPAGSIGIRYGALTAAADDLEIMIIGESGHGARPHEAIDAIWIAAQVITTLQQAISRTQNPLHPIVLTIGQIHGGRAPNVIADQVKLLGTVRSLHPETRAKLPNWISQMVANVCQSYGARCEVKYNLGVPGVNNDLSLAQLLQTAAEEAWGSDRVQILPEPSLGAEDFSVYLQKAPGVMFRLGVGYPDRSVNHPLHHPQFEVDETAIVTGVVTLAYSAWKYWQQNNGSSKD from the coding sequence ATGCTCAGCCGTATAAAAGAGTTAGCAACTGAACTAGCACCCCGCCTGATTGAAATTCGCCGCCATATTCACATTCATCCAGAATTGAGTGGTCAAGAGTATCAAACAGCTGCTTTCGTCGCAGGAGTTTTATCATCCTGTGGAATTCACGTACAAGAAGGCGTAGGAAAAACTGGCGTTGTGGGAGAGGTGCAGGGAGGTGGTCGCGACGATCACTTACTCGCAATTCGGACTGATATGGACGCTTTACCGATACAAGAGCGTACTGGTTTAGAATACGCTTCGCGGACACCAGGAATTATGCACGCCTGCGGTCATGATATCCACACTACAGTAGGACTAGGTACAGCGATGGTTTTATCGCGCATTGCAGAAGAATTACCAGGTAATATCCGATTTTTGTTTCAACCAGCCGAAGAAATTGCGCAGGGCGCTAGTTGGATGGTGGCTGATGGCGTTATGGAAAGCGTTTCGGCAATTTTTTCACTTCATGTTTTTCCTTCGATTCCTGCGGGTTCGATCGGGATACGCTACGGAGCCTTGACCGCTGCTGCGGATGATTTAGAAATTATGATAATTGGAGAATCAGGACACGGTGCGCGACCACATGAAGCGATCGATGCGATTTGGATTGCGGCGCAAGTTATTACAACTCTACAACAAGCAATTAGCCGCACGCAAAACCCACTACACCCGATCGTATTAACGATTGGTCAAATTCACGGTGGTAGAGCGCCGAATGTGATTGCGGATCAAGTTAAATTGCTAGGAACCGTGCGATCGCTTCATCCCGAAACCCGCGCCAAACTTCCGAATTGGATTTCGCAAATGGTTGCGAATGTTTGCCAAAGCTACGGTGCAAGGTGCGAAGTGAAATATAATCTAGGAGTGCCAGGCGTGAATAATGACTTGTCACTCGCACAACTATTGCAAACTGCGGCGGAAGAAGCTTGGGGAAGCGATCGCGTGCAAATTTTACCCGAACCATCGTTAGGTGCTGAAGATTTTTCCGTTTACCTTCAAAAAGCTCCTGGTGTGATGTTTCGTTTAGGTGTGGGCTATCCTGATCGCAGTGTAAATCACCCCTTGCACCATCCGCAATTTGAAGTAGACGAAACGGCGATTGTTACCGGAGTTGTTACCTTAGCATACAGCGCTTGGAAGTATTGGCAGCAAAACAATGGATCTTCTAAAGATTAA
- a CDS encoding DUF732 domain-containing protein: protein MKILQLATISTAAISFLAGLAPAIAQNADYVCYMTTKSGQVLDLSASVCQVNASTRLAKATSGVGGDRAFLADYKRTVTSYPQIRDKLLASIEQSPESSIMQAKSICNELEVGLTLEDVIYHRTEGVTNTVDTVNSSVIATLATKHYCPQFSKQ from the coding sequence ATGAAAATTTTACAACTAGCTACAATTTCAACGGCTGCTATTTCTTTTTTAGCAGGGTTGGCTCCCGCAATAGCTCAAAACGCTGACTATGTTTGTTACATGACGACCAAATCCGGTCAAGTATTAGATTTATCAGCATCAGTGTGTCAGGTCAACGCATCTACCCGATTAGCAAAAGCAACTAGTGGCGTAGGAGGCGATCGCGCTTTTCTCGCAGACTACAAGCGCACAGTCACGAGCTATCCCCAAATTCGAGATAAATTGTTAGCAAGCATCGAGCAATCGCCCGAATCGAGTATTATGCAAGCAAAAAGCATATGCAACGAGCTAGAAGTCGGGCTGACATTAGAAGATGTCATCTACCATCGCACCGAAGGCGTTACAAATACGGTCGATACTGTTAATTCATCGGTAATTGCCACTTTGGCGACAAAACACTACTGTCCTCAGTTTAGTAAGCAATAA
- a CDS encoding pentapeptide repeat-containing protein — protein sequence MKLTLFSVAILLTPMWFAASAQAYSPQDLEQLKQTRACPRCDLSDAPLNQLNLSGANLRGANLTRANLSQSNLTGADLSGANLDVADLRGANLTNATLTGVNLRTANLENADLTFAGFIAANLEGASLRGARLLVTNFRGAKFRLTTMPNGVVTPDRRYW from the coding sequence ATGAAACTCACTCTTTTTTCCGTCGCTATTTTGTTAACTCCCATGTGGTTTGCGGCTTCAGCACAAGCGTATAGTCCTCAGGATTTGGAGCAACTCAAGCAAACTAGGGCGTGTCCTCGATGTGACCTCAGCGATGCACCGCTAAATCAATTAAATTTAAGTGGTGCTAACCTGCGAGGTGCTAATCTAACTCGTGCAAATCTATCGCAAAGCAATCTCACAGGTGCTGACTTAAGTGGTGCGAACTTAGATGTTGCAGATCTGCGTGGTGCTAACTTAACAAATGCTACTTTAACTGGAGTTAATCTCCGAACAGCAAATTTAGAGAATGCTGACTTGACTTTTGCCGGTTTCATTGCTGCTAATTTAGAGGGAGCAAGCCTCCGAGGTGCAAGACTGTTAGTGACTAACTTCCGAGGTGCAAAGTTTCGACTCACAACAATGCCTAATGGCGTCGTTACACCTGATCGCCGCTATTGGTAA
- a CDS encoding serine/threonine-protein kinase codes for MSQLVQRAIHCINPNCPHPYPKTWGSKFCDRCGTSLQLKGRYVPLQQLGAGGFATIYTVWDLQLQTQQVLKVLIDPSPKALKLFEQEAAVLQHLHHPGVPRVEPHGYFQVNVKGSQPLSLPCLVMEKIDGQTLQELLEKYPQGCPDEWVIAWLKQAIEILHELHARQIVHRDIKPSNLMLREATGQLVLIDFGGAKQIAATSRLADHSTRLFTSGYSPPEQIAGGVVEPSADFYALGRTMIEMLTGKYISDLQDPMTGQLQWRRFAQVSSAIADLLDDMVQDDVRRRPANARIIQERLAKAQKPFRWLFLFKLLLNSWNSSRIVFRSLTVGLSKSTVVLLRAIAQVLRATWDTFWEMLLGASGACVATLIGFVLTYWSPLGNAIASFLSQQLFLTVEADILLFAIVGMGTAWGLTGAGGFGQRRRYLIAALMGLFGYGLSWLVWRLTLGNTGDAGIAASIAIAVAFLTLGLGLPSHYLVHATVTASGCAAVFLLLNSLNIYPPGFWHFPITVSPNWLDLAAAIAFFATLGLILGFWLGISYYIVVPILRFFGWR; via the coding sequence GTGTCGCAGTTGGTTCAGCGTGCAATTCACTGCATTAACCCAAATTGCCCGCATCCTTATCCTAAGACTTGGGGAAGCAAGTTTTGCGATCGCTGTGGTACATCGCTACAGTTAAAAGGTCGCTATGTGCCTTTACAACAGTTAGGCGCGGGTGGATTTGCCACGATATACACCGTTTGGGACTTGCAGTTGCAGACTCAACAAGTACTCAAGGTCTTAATCGATCCTTCACCTAAAGCATTAAAATTATTTGAACAAGAAGCCGCCGTACTTCAGCATCTACACCATCCAGGTGTTCCTAGAGTAGAACCTCATGGCTATTTTCAGGTCAATGTTAAGGGTTCTCAACCGCTTTCCTTGCCATGTTTGGTAATGGAAAAAATCGACGGTCAGACTTTGCAAGAGTTGTTAGAAAAGTATCCGCAAGGCTGTCCAGACGAGTGGGTCATAGCTTGGCTAAAGCAAGCTATAGAGATTTTACACGAGTTACACGCCCGCCAGATCGTTCATCGCGACATTAAACCATCAAATCTCATGTTGCGAGAAGCAACAGGACAACTCGTTTTAATTGACTTTGGGGGAGCCAAGCAGATTGCAGCAACATCACGCTTAGCAGACCACTCAACACGATTATTCACTTCAGGTTATAGCCCACCTGAACAGATAGCGGGAGGCGTTGTTGAACCATCCGCCGATTTTTATGCACTGGGGCGGACGATGATTGAAATGCTTACGGGTAAGTACATCTCGGACTTACAAGATCCGATGACAGGACAATTACAGTGGCGTCGCTTTGCGCAAGTTAGCTCTGCGATCGCTGATTTGCTCGACGATATGGTGCAAGATGATGTCCGCCGTAGACCAGCAAACGCGAGAATTATTCAAGAACGTCTAGCGAAAGCGCAAAAGCCTTTTCGATGGCTATTTTTATTCAAACTCCTGCTCAATAGCTGGAACAGTTCGCGGATTGTCTTTCGTTCCTTAACAGTTGGGCTATCGAAATCAACGGTTGTTCTACTGAGAGCGATCGCGCAGGTACTACGCGCTACTTGGGATACCTTTTGGGAAATGCTATTAGGTGCAAGCGGAGCTTGTGTCGCAACGCTCATCGGCTTTGTTTTAACATACTGGTCACCGCTGGGAAATGCGATCGCTAGTTTTTTGTCGCAACAGCTTTTTTTGACCGTAGAAGCAGATATTCTCCTATTTGCAATTGTTGGTATGGGAACCGCGTGGGGACTTACCGGCGCTGGTGGATTTGGTCAACGACGGCGATATTTGATCGCTGCACTTATGGGGTTATTTGGCTATGGTTTAAGTTGGTTAGTTTGGCGGTTAACTCTTGGGAATACTGGAGATGCTGGAATTGCAGCATCAATTGCGATCGCTGTTGCTTTTCTCACCTTAGGTTTAGGTTTACCCAGCCATTATTTAGTTCACGCAACAGTTACGGCGAGTGGTTGTGCGGCGGTGTTTTTGCTTCTCAATAGCTTGAATATTTATCCACCTGGTTTTTGGCACTTTCCCATTACAGTTTCACCTAATTGGTTAGATTTAGCTGCGGCGATCGCTTTTTTTGCTACTTTAGGTCTAATCCTCGGCTTTTGGTTAGGTATTAGCTATTACATTGTTGTTCCTATACTACGCTTTTTCGGTTGGCGCTAA
- a CDS encoding WecB/TagA/CpsF family glycosyltransferase, which produces MLSRMNQFDEVNILDIKFHKLNVCQLIDYVVKAAKCDQKIVASNVNIKAMNLAYELPWYRDFINNSDLVFCDGFGVLLGARMLGYEVSSTHRMTCPDYIENLGLACEQNNVSLFLLAGKPGVVEKAITQLTAAAPNLQVQGHHGYFEKTGAENERVIQTINEFSPGILFVGFGMPLQEQWILNNIERINARVFLPLGACLDFYTGTVYRGPEWMTNRGLEWLTRLVTEPHRLWERYVIGNPLFFYRIFKEQLRKSK; this is translated from the coding sequence ATGCTATCCAGAATGAACCAGTTTGATGAAGTCAACATCCTTGATATCAAATTTCATAAACTTAATGTTTGTCAACTCATAGATTATGTTGTCAAAGCTGCAAAATGCGATCAAAAAATTGTAGCTAGCAATGTAAATATTAAAGCAATGAATCTTGCATATGAGCTACCTTGGTATAGAGATTTCATTAATAATTCAGATTTAGTATTCTGCGATGGTTTTGGGGTTCTACTAGGAGCAAGAATGCTTGGTTATGAGGTGTCCTCTACGCATCGGATGACGTGCCCTGATTATATAGAAAATTTAGGATTGGCTTGCGAGCAAAATAATGTCTCTTTGTTTTTACTTGCTGGTAAGCCTGGTGTCGTTGAGAAAGCAATTACTCAGCTGACTGCGGCCGCACCTAATTTACAGGTACAAGGACATCACGGCTATTTTGAAAAAACTGGTGCTGAAAATGAACGTGTTATTCAAACAATCAATGAATTTAGTCCAGGGATTCTTTTTGTTGGCTTTGGTATGCCATTACAGGAACAATGGATATTGAATAATATAGAGCGCATAAATGCTCGCGTTTTTTTACCTTTGGGTGCTTGTCTTGATTTTTATACAGGTACTGTGTATCGCGGTCCAGAGTGGATGACTAACCGTGGGTTGGAATGGCTAACACGTTTAGTAACTGAGCCACATCGCTTGTGGGAACGCTACGTTATCGGTAATCCATTATTCTTCTATCGCATCTTCAAAGAGCAGCTGCGTAAGAGCAAATAA
- a CDS encoding phage holin family protein, which yields MTAAFFTLLATALSLLIVDIVVPGVDIATFPAALIAAFVIGVTNSSVKPALTKLALPLNYATLGLSSIVVNGLCFWLAALFVPGFAVYSIVGALLGPVILSFVNTFLSKYFAERNLGMTTTTTNTEVKS from the coding sequence ATGACCGCAGCTTTTTTTACACTACTAGCTACTGCTCTTAGCCTACTGATTGTTGACATTGTTGTTCCAGGTGTTGATATTGCAACTTTTCCGGCTGCTTTGATAGCTGCTTTTGTAATTGGAGTAACTAATTCATCGGTTAAACCAGCACTTACTAAACTAGCTTTACCACTTAACTACGCTACTTTGGGGCTATCTTCAATAGTTGTCAATGGCTTGTGTTTTTGGTTAGCGGCGTTGTTTGTTCCAGGATTTGCTGTATATAGCATTGTAGGCGCGCTTCTAGGTCCAGTGATTCTATCGTTTGTCAACACCTTTTTGAGTAAGTACTTTGCTGAAAGAAATTTAGGTATGACAACAACTACGACCAATACAGAAGTTAAATCGTAG
- a CDS encoding YqaE/Pmp3 family membrane protein, producing the protein MKLLRIATGILLPPLGVFLTEGISTAFLINIVLTILGWLPGSIHAVWIIVKHEERTNKPVY; encoded by the coding sequence ATGAAACTACTACGTATAGCTACGGGTATTCTTCTACCTCCATTGGGAGTCTTTCTCACAGAAGGAATTAGCACAGCTTTTTTAATTAACATTGTGCTTACCATCTTAGGCTGGCTTCCTGGGAGTATTCATGCAGTTTGGATAATTGTTAAGCACGAAGAACGCACGAACAAGCCAGTATATTAA
- a CDS encoding histidine kinase — translation MTNIKEQITNDLKQAKETGQLKASRIREIVQNAVSQVTDEFKSGSNEIRSLVKDAVSAVAENVQQQGDDLKENITASIEGAIDGVTSLRRKANAKTHAEVKELQAKLDSEEEELQQEIERLLGDIEDTGKDTSPNLKAAIESAINTLKNSEEAAILQKRYAQLQAQAAILRANIAARYGGRYEDVKEYLDEAKAWYNKTRTQAEPVAEQVEQKRSQLEEKMGDAGVAIAKKERQIKRILSDLLQTATDYLRDKKPPTT, via the coding sequence ATGACAAATATCAAAGAACAAATTACAAACGACCTCAAACAAGCGAAAGAAACGGGTCAATTAAAAGCATCTCGCATTCGTGAAATCGTCCAAAATGCGGTTTCACAAGTAACCGACGAATTCAAATCAGGCTCAAACGAAATTCGTTCGCTCGTTAAAGATGCTGTTTCAGCCGTCGCCGAAAATGTTCAGCAACAAGGAGACGATCTCAAAGAAAATATTACCGCTTCAATTGAAGGCGCGATCGATGGCGTGACTAGCCTAAGACGTAAAGCCAACGCCAAAACTCATGCTGAAGTGAAGGAACTACAAGCAAAGCTTGATTCTGAAGAAGAAGAATTGCAACAAGAAATTGAAAGACTATTAGGAGATATTGAAGATACTGGAAAAGATACTTCGCCCAACCTCAAAGCGGCAATCGAATCGGCAATCAACACGCTAAAAAATAGCGAGGAAGCTGCAATTCTACAAAAGAGATATGCACAACTCCAAGCCCAAGCAGCCATTCTACGCGCTAACATAGCGGCGCGTTACGGTGGAAGATACGAAGATGTCAAAGAGTATCTTGACGAGGCTAAAGCTTGGTATAACAAAACACGCACCCAGGCTGAACCCGTTGCTGAACAAGTAGAACAAAAGCGATCGCAGTTAGAAGAAAAAATGGGAGATGCAGGAGTCGCGATCGCTAAAAAAGAAAGACAAATCAAACGGATTCTCAGCGATTTACTGCAAACAGCAACTGACTATTTGCGAGATAAAAAGCCACCGACAACATAA